One Faecalispora anaeroviscerum genomic window carries:
- a CDS encoding aldo/keto reductase has translation MRTREIGESGLITGVLSLGAWAIGGGSWWGENDDSISVRAIHCALDQGLNWIDTAPVYGFGHSEEVVGRALKGRRESAVLSTKCGLQWRDANGTDRFERDGHEVYRNLSARSVRQDLEDSLRRLQTDYIDIYYTHWQAPEGGAPIAETMAELLKMKQEGKIRVIGASNVTTAHLDEYLKYGKVDVIQEKFSLLDRRVEASLLPYCEEHKITLQAYSPLEQGLLTGKITMEYEISAGSVHENKFWWMPEHRRFALQMLSGWADLTEKYGCTLGNLVIAWMVARSKYLNVLGGARTTEQVEENSKAGELVLEQADFERMTRDANAAIANAK, from the coding sequence ATGAGAACTAGAGAAATAGGAGAATCCGGCCTGATTACCGGGGTATTGTCTTTGGGTGCGTGGGCCATTGGCGGTGGCAGCTGGTGGGGAGAAAATGATGATTCCATTTCCGTGCGTGCAATTCACTGCGCGCTGGATCAGGGCCTAAACTGGATCGACACCGCACCGGTGTATGGCTTTGGGCATAGCGAAGAGGTTGTGGGCCGTGCGCTGAAGGGCCGCAGAGAAAGCGCGGTTCTTTCTACCAAATGCGGCTTGCAGTGGCGCGATGCCAACGGTACTGACCGCTTTGAACGGGATGGCCATGAGGTGTACCGGAATCTTTCCGCACGTTCCGTCCGGCAGGACTTGGAGGACAGCCTGCGCCGCCTGCAGACGGATTACATCGATATCTATTACACTCATTGGCAGGCACCGGAAGGCGGCGCGCCGATTGCCGAAACGATGGCGGAGCTGCTGAAAATGAAGCAGGAGGGAAAAATCCGCGTGATCGGAGCTTCGAACGTGACAACGGCGCATCTGGACGAATACCTCAAATACGGCAAGGTCGATGTGATTCAGGAAAAATTCAGCCTGCTCGACCGCCGCGTGGAGGCTTCGCTGTTGCCTTATTGCGAGGAGCATAAAATCACCCTCCAGGCGTATTCGCCGCTGGAGCAGGGTCTTTTAACTGGTAAAATCACAATGGAGTATGAGATTTCGGCAGGCTCTGTACATGAGAACAAATTTTGGTGGATGCCGGAGCATCGCCGCTTTGCGCTGCAAATGTTGAGCGGATGGGCCGATCTGACGGAAAAATACGGCTGTACGCTGGGAAACCTTGTGATTGCCTGGATGGTAGCCCGCAGCAAATACCTGAATGTGTTGGGCGGCGCGAGAACAACAGAGCAGGTGGAGGAAAACTCCAAGGCGGGCGAGCTCGTTCTGGAGCAAGCGGATTTTGAAAGAATGACGCGCGACGCCAATGCGGCGATCGCAAACGCGAAGTAA
- a CDS encoding CidA/LrgA family protein, with product MKYLKQLMIILVTYFAGQVLQILFHLPVPGSVIGLILLFLALRKGIIKVEMIEDVCEFLLSNMSFFFIPAGVGLITSFAALKGNWIAFIIILITSTAVVWIITASVIKLFRKGNSHE from the coding sequence ATGAAGTATTTAAAACAATTGATGATCATCTTAGTTACATATTTTGCAGGACAAGTGTTACAGATTCTGTTTCATTTGCCGGTTCCGGGTTCTGTTATCGGTTTGATCCTGCTTTTTCTAGCGCTCCGTAAAGGAATCATCAAAGTAGAAATGATTGAGGATGTATGCGAATTTTTGCTGTCGAATATGTCTTTTTTCTTTATTCCAGCCGGAGTGGGCTTGATCACCTCATTTGCCGCATTAAAAGGGAATTGGATTGCCTTTATCATCATCTTAATTACTTCAACAGCAGTGGTTTGGATCATAACAGCATCTGTTATTAAGTTATTCAGAAAGGGAAACTCCCATGAATGA
- a CDS encoding LrgB family protein gives MNEITHSPVFGVLLSLIAYEIGIYINKKMKFSIFNPLLIAIAIVIILLTKLNIKYESFNAGGQFISFFLYPATVSLALPMYKRFSLFQENALLILTSVLCGHISGMAFVILGSKFFGMSDVLTRSLIPKSITTPIGIAISKQLDGIQSVTVAAIIFTGIIGSILGPILYKFFKINDRVAFGIAIGASSHAIGTAKAMEFGEIEGAMSSLTMAISGIITVFLAPIIWNIFVVLFN, from the coding sequence ATGAATGAAATTACTCACTCCCCGGTATTCGGTGTGTTACTTTCGTTAATTGCTTATGAAATAGGAATTTACATCAATAAAAAAATGAAGTTTTCCATTTTTAATCCTTTGCTGATCGCCATAGCTATCGTGATTATTTTACTCACGAAGCTGAATATAAAATATGAAAGTTTTAATGCGGGAGGCCAATTTATCTCATTCTTTTTATATCCGGCGACAGTTTCTTTGGCCTTACCGATGTATAAAAGATTTTCTTTATTTCAAGAAAATGCTCTGCTAATCCTTACAAGCGTTCTATGCGGTCATATCAGCGGAATGGCTTTTGTAATCTTAGGTTCAAAATTTTTTGGAATGTCGGACGTGTTGACCAGGTCACTTATTCCAAAATCCATTACGACACCGATTGGAATTGCTATTTCCAAACAACTGGACGGAATCCAGTCAGTCACTGTTGCAGCAATTATATTTACCGGTATCATAGGTTCGATCTTAGGCCCAATTTTATATAAATTTTTCAAAATAAATGATAGAGTTGCGTTTGGGATTGCAATAGGAGCGTCTTCGCATGCAATCGGTACTGCAAAGGCAATGGAATTTGGAGAAATTGAGGGAGCAATGAGCAGTCTGACGATGGCGATTTCAGGAATTATCACTGTATTTTTAGCTCCAATCATATGGAATATCTTTGTTGTGCTTTTTAATTAA
- a CDS encoding FadR/GntR family transcriptional regulator, with product MFSEIKTTKVFEQVMEQIKEIIQNGQLRCGDQLPSERDLCEQLNVSRTSIREALRSLEMLGIIECRQGEGNFIKESFEDSLLEPISITFMLHGSKTNEILELRKIIEPETAALAAKNISDAKLQEIKELMSSLNNENDSEKIAEIDKRIHYKIVQASGNDLVTNVMYAVSNLVDRFIEDVITNMFKSPANRSIVKEQHEALVSAIEAHDSSKAAAAMRKHLEYTNDFISNSIIKK from the coding sequence ATGTTTAGTGAAATTAAAACTACAAAGGTTTTTGAACAGGTGATGGAACAGATAAAAGAAATCATTCAAAATGGGCAATTGAGATGCGGCGATCAATTACCATCGGAAAGAGATTTATGCGAACAGCTTAATGTCAGCAGAACATCCATAAGAGAAGCGTTGAGGTCTTTGGAGATGCTGGGGATCATTGAATGCAGACAAGGGGAAGGAAATTTTATCAAAGAATCCTTTGAGGACAGTCTGTTGGAACCGATTTCAATCACATTTATGCTGCATGGAAGTAAAACAAATGAAATTTTAGAATTAAGAAAAATAATCGAACCTGAAACAGCTGCCTTAGCGGCAAAGAATATCAGCGATGCCAAGCTTCAGGAAATAAAGGAATTGATGAGCTCACTTAATAATGAAAATGATTCTGAAAAGATCGCTGAGATCGATAAAAGAATCCATTATAAAATTGTACAGGCATCGGGAAATGATCTTGTAACCAATGTGATGTATGCGGTTTCTAATCTGGTAGACAGGTTCATTGAAGATGTGATAACCAATATGTTCAAAAGTCCGGCGAACAGAAGTATCGTTAAGGAGCAGCATGAAGCGCTTGTCAGCGCAATTGAAGCCCATGATTCTTCAAAAGCCGCTGCAGCAATGCGAAAGCATCTGGAATATACAAATGATTTTATAAGTAATTCGATCATAAAAAAATAA
- a CDS encoding V-type ATP synthase subunit D → MAIQIVPTKGNLLATKKSLSLARTGFELMDRKRNILIREMMALIERANEIQDKIDSTYEEAYAALQMANVTLGICDKIAETVPYDDNLNVAYRSVMGVEIPMVSLERTPATLSYGLMDTNSMMDDAYLKFREVKYLTAELAEVENSVYRLADNVKKTQKRANALKNIMIPRFEETVKFISDALEEKDREEFSRLKVIKRQKNAG, encoded by the coding sequence TTGGCGATTCAAATCGTACCAACCAAGGGCAATCTTCTTGCCACCAAAAAATCGCTTAGTCTGGCCCGCACCGGCTTTGAGCTGATGGACCGTAAGCGCAATATTCTCATCCGCGAAATGATGGCCTTAATCGAACGTGCCAACGAGATTCAGGATAAAATCGACAGTACGTATGAGGAAGCCTACGCGGCTTTGCAGATGGCCAACGTTACGCTGGGTATCTGCGATAAAATCGCGGAGACCGTTCCCTACGACGACAACCTGAATGTGGCGTACCGCAGCGTCATGGGTGTGGAGATCCCCATGGTGTCTCTGGAACGTACGCCCGCTACGCTCAGCTATGGCCTGATGGACACCAACTCCATGATGGATGACGCCTACCTGAAATTCCGGGAGGTAAAGTATCTTACCGCAGAGCTGGCCGAGGTGGAAAACAGCGTTTACCGCTTGGCTGACAACGTGAAAAAGACACAGAAGCGCGCGAACGCGCTGAAGAACATCATGATCCCGCGTTTTGAGGAAACTGTAAAGTTCATTTCTGACGCATTGGAAGAAAAGGACCGAGAGGAATTCTCCCGCCTGAAGGTAATCAAGCGGCAGAAAAACGCAGGCTGA
- a CDS encoding V-type ATP synthase subunit B codes for MILDYIGVKEINGSLIVLDDVENASFEEIVDIRLDNGTMRQGRIVQMDGKRVVIQVFDGTRGISLNNTRTRLRGRPMEMPLSPEILGRVFDGSGRPIDGLGNIFPQKRMNINGTPINPVSRVYPVNYINTGISSIDTLMTLIRGQKLPIFSGSGMSHNELAVQIARQAKITGADGDNFAIVFAAMGVKNDVAEYFRRSFDESGVLQKVVMFINLANDPIIERTLTPRCALTTAEYLAFELNMHILVIMTDMTSYAEALREFSSSKGEIPGRKGFPGYLYSDFASLYERAGMVEGKTGSVTQIPILTMPNDDVTHPVPDLTGYITEGQIVLDRTLDSMGTYPPVGVLPSLSRLMKDGIGEGFTRADHSALSNQLFASYAKVMDARSLASVIGEEELAPVDKQYLHFGKLFEQQFLTQRHNENRSIEQSLDLGWRLLSTLPRSELDRVDDAVLNQFYKPETAAKGPDELGEETDETTNN; via the coding sequence ATGATTCTTGATTATATTGGCGTCAAAGAAATAAACGGGTCGCTGATCGTGCTGGACGATGTGGAAAATGCCTCTTTCGAAGAAATCGTTGACATCCGTCTGGATAACGGCACCATGCGCCAGGGCCGAATTGTTCAGATGGACGGCAAACGCGTGGTCATTCAGGTTTTCGACGGAACCCGCGGCATTTCTTTGAATAATACCCGCACTCGTCTGCGCGGCCGCCCTATGGAGATGCCCCTTTCCCCCGAAATTCTGGGCCGTGTGTTTGACGGTTCCGGCCGGCCGATTGACGGCCTGGGCAACATCTTCCCGCAGAAGCGCATGAATATTAACGGCACCCCGATCAACCCGGTGTCGCGCGTATACCCGGTCAACTACATCAATACCGGTATTTCCAGCATCGACACCCTGATGACTTTGATTCGCGGACAAAAGCTGCCGATCTTCTCCGGCTCCGGTATGTCCCACAATGAGCTGGCCGTACAGATCGCGCGCCAGGCGAAGATTACCGGCGCAGATGGCGACAACTTTGCCATCGTGTTTGCCGCCATGGGTGTTAAGAACGACGTTGCGGAATACTTCCGCCGTTCGTTCGATGAATCCGGCGTACTGCAGAAGGTTGTTATGTTCATCAATCTGGCCAACGACCCGATTATCGAGCGTACCCTCACTCCCCGCTGCGCGCTGACCACTGCGGAATACTTGGCATTTGAGCTGAACATGCACATACTGGTCATCATGACCGACATGACCTCCTATGCGGAAGCGCTGCGTGAATTCAGCTCCTCCAAGGGTGAAATCCCCGGCAGAAAGGGCTTCCCCGGATATTTGTATTCGGACTTTGCTTCTCTATATGAGCGCGCCGGTATGGTTGAGGGCAAAACAGGTTCTGTCACGCAGATCCCAATTCTGACCATGCCCAACGATGACGTAACCCACCCCGTGCCTGACCTGACCGGCTACATTACCGAAGGCCAGATCGTTCTGGACCGTACGCTCGACAGCATGGGGACCTACCCGCCCGTCGGCGTTCTGCCCTCCTTGTCCCGTTTGATGAAGGACGGCATCGGCGAAGGCTTTACCCGTGCGGATCACTCCGCGCTTTCGAACCAGCTGTTCGCCTCTTACGCAAAGGTAATGGATGCCCGTTCTTTGGCCTCTGTTATCGGCGAGGAAGAGCTCGCCCCTGTGGACAAACAGTACCTGCACTTTGGCAAGCTGTTTGAGCAGCAGTTCCTGACCCAGCGGCACAACGAAAACAGATCCATCGAACAGAGTCTGGATTTGGGCTGGAGGCTGCTCTCCACCCTGCCCCGTTCCGAGCTGGATCGTGTGGACGACGCAGTGCTCAACCAGTTCTATAAGCCGGAAACTGCAGCGAAGGGCCCGGACGAACTGGGTGAGGAAACAGACGAAACCACCAATAACTAA
- a CDS encoding V-type ATP synthase subunit A — protein sequence MENQDVIYGINGPVVTVKNSRSFSMMEMVFVGNERLVGEIIGITDKVTTIQVYEETTGLRPGEPVFGTGSPMNVTLGPGILDNIFDGIERPLKKIADDSGSVFISRGSNVPALDPDQLWEVTVTVQVGDELKGGDIYAECPETKIIRHKCLVSPSLSGTVTKVASNGKYRVNDTVVELTDAKGNKHELTLCQRWPIRTPRPVAERMQPRIPLVTGQRVIDTLFPVAKGGTAAIPGGFGSGKTMTQHQLAKWCDADIIIYVGCGERGNEMAQVLQEFTELIDPKSGRPMTDRTTLIANTSNMPVAAREASIYTGITLAEYYRDMGYHVAMMADSTSRWAEALREISGRLEEMPAEEGFPAYLPSRLAEFYERASYTKNLNGTDGSITVIGAVSPAGADFSEPVTQNTKRFTRCFWALDKNLAYARHYPAINWMTSYSEYSGDLQDWFKENVGEDFLEYRRQINNLLQEESKLMEIVKLIGSDVLPDDQKLVIEIARLIRVGFLQQNAFHAEDTFVPLEKQKLMMKVILHLYQKSKQLTAASVPISSIMQSGLFDKLVKIKYDVPNDKLDLFDDYIAEIDNTVADIINN from the coding sequence ATGGAGAACCAAGATGTAATTTATGGTATTAACGGGCCAGTCGTAACAGTTAAAAATTCGCGCAGCTTTTCCATGATGGAAATGGTATTCGTCGGCAACGAACGTCTGGTGGGTGAAATCATCGGCATTACCGATAAGGTGACCACCATTCAGGTCTATGAAGAAACCACCGGACTGCGTCCGGGCGAGCCGGTATTCGGTACCGGCAGCCCCATGAATGTTACGTTAGGCCCAGGGATTCTGGATAATATTTTCGACGGAATTGAGCGCCCTCTGAAAAAAATCGCGGACGATTCCGGTTCCGTATTTATTTCGCGCGGTAGCAACGTTCCCGCGCTAGATCCCGACCAGCTCTGGGAGGTCACCGTCACCGTTCAGGTGGGTGACGAGCTGAAGGGCGGCGATATTTACGCCGAATGCCCGGAAACAAAAATCATACGGCACAAGTGCCTGGTATCACCTTCTCTGAGCGGCACCGTGACAAAGGTGGCTTCTAACGGAAAATACCGTGTAAACGATACCGTTGTTGAACTCACCGACGCAAAGGGAAACAAACATGAGCTTACCCTTTGCCAGAGATGGCCCATCCGTACACCGCGTCCAGTTGCGGAGCGCATGCAGCCCAGAATTCCGCTGGTTACCGGTCAGCGTGTCATCGACACCCTGTTCCCTGTAGCCAAGGGCGGCACCGCGGCCATCCCGGGCGGATTCGGAAGCGGCAAGACCATGACGCAGCATCAGCTGGCTAAGTGGTGCGACGCTGACATTATTATCTATGTCGGCTGCGGCGAGCGCGGAAACGAAATGGCTCAGGTTCTGCAGGAATTCACAGAGCTGATTGACCCGAAATCCGGCCGCCCGATGACTGACCGAACCACCCTGATCGCGAACACCTCTAACATGCCTGTTGCAGCGCGTGAAGCGTCCATCTACACCGGCATCACTCTGGCGGAGTATTACCGCGACATGGGCTACCATGTAGCCATGATGGCCGACTCTACCTCCCGCTGGGCGGAAGCTCTGCGTGAAATTTCCGGCCGTTTGGAAGAGATGCCCGCAGAAGAAGGCTTCCCGGCGTATCTGCCCTCTCGTCTGGCGGAATTCTACGAGCGTGCCAGCTATACGAAAAACCTGAATGGCACCGATGGCTCCATTACGGTTATCGGTGCGGTATCCCCGGCAGGCGCGGATTTCTCCGAGCCTGTTACTCAAAACACCAAGCGTTTTACCCGCTGCTTCTGGGCCTTGGATAAAAACCTTGCCTACGCAAGACATTACCCTGCCATCAACTGGATGACCAGCTACAGTGAATATTCCGGCGACCTGCAGGATTGGTTCAAAGAGAATGTGGGCGAGGATTTCCTCGAGTACCGCAGACAGATCAACAATCTTCTTCAGGAAGAAAGCAAGCTGATGGAAATTGTAAAGCTGATCGGTTCGGACGTTCTGCCCGACGACCAGAAGCTCGTGATCGAAATTGCGCGCCTGATTCGCGTTGGTTTCCTGCAACAGAACGCGTTCCACGCGGAGGATACCTTTGTGCCGCTGGAGAAGCAGAAGCTGATGATGAAAGTCATTTTGCACCTGTACCAGAAATCCAAGCAGCTCACCGCAGCGTCCGTTCCCATTTCCAGCATTATGCAGTCCGGTCTGTTTGACAAGCTGGTGAAGATTAAGTACGATGTACCGAATGACAAGCTGGACTTGTTCGATGACTATATTGCAGAAATTGATAACACCGTGGCGGACATCATCAATAATTGA
- a CDS encoding V-type ATP synthase subunit E has protein sequence MASNDEKLSKFSTAINHYAHEQREKIEQEIAEYKQTQLEDAERQVLHEAYQLIQGEMTSMRDEIVREIAHREMDARKQLLEKRAKIEKEVFEKAKDRLLDYTKSAQYPSLLQKYTSSLSELFPDSGAVLCVKKDDLQYEDLLRQAFAKDCTVQADQDILIGGVRAYHAEKGIMADETLDTMLESQQEWFEETSGMSVV, from the coding sequence ATGGCTTCTAATGATGAAAAATTAAGTAAATTTAGTACTGCAATCAATCATTACGCACACGAACAGCGGGAAAAAATCGAACAGGAAATTGCCGAATATAAGCAAACTCAGCTGGAAGACGCGGAACGGCAGGTACTGCATGAAGCATACCAGCTCATTCAGGGCGAAATGACTTCGATGAGGGACGAAATTGTGCGCGAAATTGCGCACCGTGAAATGGATGCCCGCAAACAGCTTTTGGAGAAGAGAGCGAAGATTGAAAAAGAAGTATTTGAAAAGGCAAAAGATCGCCTTTTGGATTACACAAAGTCTGCTCAATACCCTTCTCTGCTGCAAAAGTATACCAGCAGCCTTTCGGAGCTGTTCCCGGACTCCGGCGCTGTTCTCTGCGTGAAAAAGGATGATCTGCAATATGAGGATCTGCTCCGGCAGGCGTTTGCAAAGGATTGCACCGTTCAGGCGGATCAGGATATTCTGATTGGCGGTGTTCGCGCCTATCATGCCGAAAAGGGCATTATGGCTGACGAAACACTGGACACGATGCTGGAATCACAGCAGGAATGGTTTGAAGAAACCTCTGGAATGTCTGTGGTCTGA
- a CDS encoding V-type ATP synthase subunit F has protein sequence MRFYLISDNTDTLVGMRLAGIPGILAHDVGEVRKALNDAIEMKDVAVILMTERLISMCPELVYDLKLNLKRPLIVEIPDRHGNGRTKDSITRYVREAIGVKI, from the coding sequence ATGCGATTTTACTTAATCAGCGACAATACAGACACGCTGGTAGGAATGCGCCTGGCCGGTATCCCGGGAATTTTGGCGCACGATGTCGGTGAGGTTCGCAAGGCTTTAAACGACGCTATTGAAATGAAGGACGTTGCGGTGATTCTGATGACCGAACGCCTGATTTCTATGTGCCCCGAGCTGGTTTACGATTTAAAGTTGAACCTGAAACGCCCTTTAATCGTTGAAATACCCGACCGTCACGGCAATGGCCGTACCAAGGATTCTATTACCCGCTATGTCCGCGAGGCAATCGGAGTAAAAATTTAA
- a CDS encoding ATP synthase subunit C: MNYVLFIVPVAALIVTVFLSVKAVRNGKKAKSALIAQLAAFMIVCAVTIAVPMVASAASDDSANAATTTSASNDGANAGKEGMGFLAAALVTGLAGIGGGIAVAAASPAAIGATAEDPKSFGKSLIFVALGEGIALYGLLISILILNKI; encoded by the coding sequence ATGAATTACGTATTGTTTATTGTTCCGGTCGCGGCACTGATTGTCACTGTTTTCCTGTCTGTTAAAGCAGTGCGAAACGGTAAAAAAGCCAAATCCGCCCTGATTGCTCAGCTGGCCGCCTTTATGATCGTATGCGCTGTTACCATTGCCGTTCCTATGGTTGCAAGTGCTGCCAGCGACGATTCTGCAAACGCTGCTACTACCACCTCCGCTTCTAACGACGGCGCTAACGCCGGCAAGGAAGGCATGGGCTTCTTGGCTGCTGCGCTTGTAACCGGCCTGGCCGGTATCGGCGGCGGTATTGCTGTTGCGGCTGCTTCCCCTGCTGCAATCGGCGCTACTGCGGAAGACCCGAAATCCTTCGGTAAATCCCTGATCTTCGTTGCGCTTGGCGAAGGTATTGCGCTGTATGGCCTGCTGATTTCCATCCTGATCCTGAACAAGATTTAA
- a CDS encoding V-type ATP synthase subunit I, protein MAVQKIKMASIIGRMNELDEVTLRCGQSEVFHPDNVLSFYADTTPFVPIGEDNPYTIPLQKLSDTCKKIQHPLVFEGAPDCKSEEEDRVLLEYVDHFSSYVEDCLKQKNDAEQKIQELNAALQDLSHFTGMDLNLEKILECKFVQVRFGALSKENYDKLSLYNDNPYLMFFPNSSDATHYWGAYFAPVEQIDEIDRIFSSLFFKPVNLTGYRGTPEEMIKSIQPQHAEAEALVKEMDEKLGAYWQQEQKKCQLIFNHLREKSIYFGIRHYGARYHESFVLTGWIPAKDEKVFKESLEPLKSVEYSFENAETQLEHSPPVKLRNPKLFRPFEFFIEMFGLPAYNEVDPTIFIGITYIIMFGIMFADLGQGLCVSLVGLYMWKKLRMRLGKILMPCGLSSAVFGFIFGSVFGFEHALDPVYHALFGLTDKPVEVMHPATTNIIIYSAVGIGLSLVLIAMLINIYSSVKKKKYGNALFGPNGLAGLLFYGSIVFGFGGQIVMGWQIVTTPYVLCFMIFPLILMFFQELLSDILEGHKNWQPANWGEYITQNFFEVFEYLLSYMSNTMSFLRVGAFVLVHAGMMMVVFTLAEMSSGIGYVLIVILGNIFIMALEGLLAGIQVLRLEFYEMFSRFFDGNGRPFHPVSARQEQNQA, encoded by the coding sequence TTCGGACACTTGCAAAAAGATTCAGCATCCCCTCGTCTTTGAGGGAGCCCCCGACTGCAAGTCGGAAGAAGAAGACCGCGTTTTGCTGGAATATGTAGATCATTTTTCTTCTTACGTCGAAGATTGCCTCAAACAGAAAAATGACGCCGAACAGAAAATTCAGGAGTTGAATGCCGCACTTCAGGACTTGTCCCACTTTACAGGCATGGACCTGAATCTGGAAAAAATTCTGGAATGCAAGTTTGTTCAGGTCCGTTTTGGTGCTTTGTCCAAAGAAAACTACGATAAGCTTTCTCTTTACAATGATAACCCCTATTTGATGTTTTTCCCCAATTCCAGTGATGCAACCCATTATTGGGGTGCTTATTTTGCCCCGGTGGAGCAGATCGATGAAATAGACCGGATTTTCTCCAGCCTGTTTTTCAAGCCGGTCAACCTGACCGGTTACCGCGGAACACCGGAGGAAATGATCAAATCTATTCAGCCTCAGCATGCTGAGGCCGAAGCTTTGGTCAAGGAAATGGATGAAAAGCTGGGGGCCTACTGGCAGCAGGAGCAGAAAAAGTGCCAATTGATCTTCAATCATCTGAGAGAAAAAAGTATTTATTTCGGCATCCGCCACTACGGCGCCCGTTACCATGAGAGTTTCGTCCTCACCGGGTGGATCCCCGCGAAAGACGAGAAAGTATTCAAAGAATCCCTTGAACCGTTGAAGTCGGTTGAGTATTCCTTCGAGAACGCCGAAACACAGCTGGAGCATTCTCCTCCCGTTAAGCTGAGGAACCCCAAGCTGTTCCGTCCGTTTGAATTCTTTATCGAAATGTTCGGCCTCCCCGCCTACAATGAGGTTGACCCCACCATCTTCATCGGAATTACCTATATTATTATGTTCGGCATCATGTTCGCCGATCTCGGGCAGGGCCTGTGCGTTTCTCTGGTTGGCCTTTATATGTGGAAAAAACTCCGCATGCGGCTCGGCAAAATTCTGATGCCCTGTGGCCTTTCCTCTGCGGTATTCGGCTTTATTTTCGGCTCGGTATTTGGCTTTGAGCATGCGCTTGACCCCGTTTACCACGCGCTCTTTGGTTTGACTGACAAGCCCGTGGAGGTGATGCACCCTGCCACAACCAACATTATTATTTACTCAGCTGTTGGCATCGGCTTATCTCTGGTGTTGATCGCTATGCTGATCAACATTTACTCCAGCGTCAAGAAAAAGAAGTACGGCAACGCTTTGTTCGGCCCGAACGGACTGGCTGGGCTGTTGTTTTACGGCTCAATTGTATTTGGTTTCGGCGGACAGATCGTGATGGGCTGGCAGATTGTCACTACGCCGTATGTTCTTTGCTTCATGATCTTCCCCCTGATTTTGATGTTCTTCCAGGAGCTTCTGAGCGACATTTTGGAGGGCCACAAGAACTGGCAGCCGGCAAACTGGGGTGAGTACATCACTCAGAATTTCTTTGAGGTGTTTGAATACCTGCTCAGCTACATGAGCAATACCATGTCTTTCCTTCGTGTCGGCGCGTTTGTTCTGGTTCACGCAGGCATGATGATGGTTGTGTTCACTCTGGCGGAAATGTCCTCCGGAATCGGATATGTTCTGATTGTCATTCTGGGCAATATCTTCATTATGGCGCTGGAAGGCCTGCTCGCGGGCATCCAGGTATTGAGGCTGGAATTCTATGAAATGTTCAGCCGCTTCTTCGACGGCAACGGCCGTCCCTTCCATCCCGTATCCGCTCGCCAGGAGCAGAATCAGGCATAA